A section of the Clostridia bacterium genome encodes:
- a CDS encoding HlyD family efflux transporter periplasmic adaptor subunit, producing MTSDSPGTENSDGGKKHQPIVTSPARTSSSRTRRDMGMLIFVLAVLVGAAALAVRFLMPREKPYTLSNYTFAQVRSADFVDSVTAPGTVAPVNTVDVRAAVSGVVAQLNVAPGDEVNVGEPICVLQSPELVTRREEARRQVLAAEDALAKAKLDSVQLEERLRREVVIAKQAVSDAAARRGDMEKLFEAGAAPRSQVDEARSAESQARMSLEAKRSELDAAVKSNALSVETAARQVNVAKDALRAAEGAISQLVVRSPIRGKVLELSVVPGATASQGGNVAQVADTGNLVVKAKVPSTDVRLVTVGQLVSINLGGKRATGTVRNVAPKAETSGQGATVEVTIDFDSQPADVPPNSAAFVEIQVRKRTDVQSLPRGPYLGSSREMFVYIIEGTSAVQRDVRFGSAFGNLIEVVDGLSAGERVITSSYEEFKDRRKIKVVPEGGREAQ from the coding sequence GTGACGTCGGATTCACCAGGGACAGAGAACTCAGACGGCGGGAAGAAGCATCAGCCGATAGTCACCAGTCCAGCGCGGACCTCATCGAGTCGGACGCGCCGCGACATGGGTATGCTCATATTCGTCCTGGCTGTCCTGGTTGGTGCAGCGGCCCTGGCTGTCCGCTTTCTTATGCCCAGGGAGAAGCCTTATACCCTCTCCAACTACACATTTGCTCAGGTCCGTTCGGCTGATTTCGTCGACTCGGTGACCGCTCCGGGCACCGTGGCTCCGGTCAACACCGTAGACGTGCGCGCCGCCGTCTCCGGCGTAGTCGCCCAGCTCAACGTGGCTCCAGGCGACGAGGTGAATGTGGGAGAACCGATCTGCGTCCTTCAGTCTCCGGAACTCGTCACCCGTCGCGAAGAGGCCAGACGGCAAGTGCTCGCAGCCGAAGACGCATTGGCTAAGGCCAAACTCGACTCTGTTCAACTCGAGGAGCGGCTCAGACGAGAGGTTGTCATCGCCAAGCAAGCGGTCTCCGATGCAGCCGCGCGCCGGGGCGACATGGAAAAGCTGTTTGAAGCCGGCGCGGCGCCGCGGAGCCAGGTGGATGAGGCGCGCAGCGCAGAAAGCCAGGCCCGCATGTCGCTCGAGGCTAAGCGGTCAGAGCTCGATGCTGCCGTTAAGTCGAACGCGCTTTCTGTGGAGACGGCCGCGAGGCAGGTGAACGTGGCCAAAGATGCGTTGCGTGCTGCCGAGGGCGCTATCTCCCAGCTGGTGGTGCGTTCGCCCATTCGAGGCAAAGTGCTGGAGCTGAGCGTTGTTCCGGGCGCTACTGCAAGCCAGGGCGGAAACGTAGCCCAAGTAGCCGACACGGGCAACCTGGTTGTCAAGGCAAAAGTCCCCTCGACCGACGTGCGTCTGGTGACAGTTGGGCAGCTGGTCTCCATCAACCTTGGGGGCAAAAGGGCAACGGGGACAGTCCGGAACGTGGCCCCCAAGGCCGAAACAAGTGGGCAGGGAGCTACCGTCGAGGTGACGATCGACTTCGACTCGCAGCCGGCCGATGTGCCGCCCAACAGCGCAGCATTCGTCGAGATCCAGGTCCGAAAGCGCACGGACGTTCAGTCGTTGCCCCGCGGCCCATACCTGGGCAGCAGTCGCGAGATGTTCGTCTATATCATCGAAGGGACCAGCGCGGTTCAGCGCGATGTGCGGTTCGGCAGTGCATTTGGAAACCTGATCGAAGTCGTGGACGGGCTGTCGGCTGGAGAGCGCGTAATCACATCCTCATACGAGGAATTCAAGGACAGACGAAAGATCAAGGTTGTGCCGGAGGGAGGGCGCGAAGCTCAGTGA
- a CDS encoding O-methyltransferase, with translation MNTENAESYIARLYSGKTSLNQALYRAATDLKTYGPVIDDDVARLLRVLIWLTRPMRILEIGTSIGYSTACIAQTVAEWGGTVTTIEQDEKASLQARANFERAGVAGSIEQILGDARTVLPQLDAFDFIFLDVDKRLYPPLLPECARLLKEEGLLVAEDTLFPVINLDPKWHDLIPPIDEFNRLVAECPEFESTILPVGDGVTVAVRKAQSV, from the coding sequence ATGAACACCGAGAACGCGGAAAGTTACATCGCGCGCCTGTATTCAGGCAAGACATCGCTCAACCAGGCACTCTACAGAGCGGCCACTGACCTAAAGACCTATGGCCCCGTTATAGACGACGACGTGGCCAGGCTGCTCAGAGTGCTCATATGGCTGACCCGCCCCATGAGAATACTGGAGATCGGAACGAGCATAGGGTACTCGACTGCCTGCATAGCGCAGACCGTGGCCGAATGGGGCGGCACGGTCACTACCATCGAGCAGGATGAAAAGGCGTCGCTGCAGGCCCGCGCGAATTTCGAACGCGCCGGCGTGGCGGGCAGCATCGAACAGATCCTCGGCGATGCCCGGACAGTGCTCCCGCAGCTCGATGCGTTCGATTTCATCTTCCTGGATGTGGACAAGCGGCTGTACCCGCCGCTGCTTCCAGAATGCGCGCGCCTGCTCAAGGAAGAGGGGCTCCTCGTGGCCGAAGACACCCTCTTCCCCGTCATCAACCTCGATCCGAAGTGGCATGATCTCATCCCGCCCATAGACGAGTTCAACCGGCTGGTTGCCGAGTGTCCCGAGTTCGAGAGCACTATCCTCCCGGTAGGCGACGGGGTCACAGTTGCCGTGAGGAAAGCGCAGAGTGTCTAG
- a CDS encoding DUF4277 domain-containing protein, whose translation MALKDPKKQHHGTFNPYPSGVFSGYESRVIGNLFLLKPVMALLGLEDIVDSVCLLASNRARVSVGEVCKILVLNRLNSPRPLDKVADWADHVSTVDLFGIPSAVLDDDKLGRCLELLATYSGDIEALFCLKPMRDFGVSPELVIWDSTSFYFEGAYENSEFVTFGYALEGRTDAKRVRVGMCMDADTGIPLTSGREPGRRDDADLVVDNIETLKATLS comes from the coding sequence ATGGCGCTCAAGGACCCCAAGAAGCAACACCATGGAACCTTCAACCCGTATCCATCGGGTGTCTTTTCGGGGTACGAGTCAAGGGTCATCGGGAACCTCTTTCTCCTGAAACCGGTCATGGCTCTGCTTGGCCTCGAGGACATCGTGGACAGCGTCTGTCTCCTTGCGTCGAACAGGGCCAGGGTATCGGTAGGCGAGGTGTGCAAGATCCTCGTCCTGAACAGGCTCAACTCTCCCAGGCCGCTGGACAAGGTCGCGGACTGGGCAGATCATGTATCCACCGTTGACCTCTTCGGCATACCTTCCGCCGTGCTAGACGACGACAAACTCGGGCGCTGCCTGGAACTCCTAGCTACGTACTCCGGCGACATAGAGGCGTTGTTCTGTCTCAAACCCATGCGCGACTTCGGGGTCTCCCCCGAGCTTGTGATATGGGATAGCACCTCGTTCTACTTCGAAGGGGCATACGAGAACTCCGAGTTCGTGACGTTCGGATATGCCCTGGAAGGAAGAACTGACGCCAAGCGCGTTCGCGTCGGCATGTGCATGGATGCCGACACTGGCATACCTCTCACCAGCGGCCGAGAGCCGGGCAGAAGAGACGATGCGGACCTTGTCGTCGACAACATCGAGACTCTGAAGGCCACACTCAGCTAA
- a CDS encoding transposase, which produces MDAVTLCDHRTRFMQSGIIFALFADLLAQAKDKGLISEDRLQIVDSFMVGGAGAVQDTYTLLRKGIVRLLRVAEFHELRSRLEPVLARQDYGVDSKPKINWDDPEEKRKLLESYVIDARNLVATVRALRPLPKNLSDASDLLERIASQDIDNGDGQVKMKKGVAKDRVISVTDPDMRHGRKTSSAKANGFKAHIATDGDFVTSVVITAANKPDTEPLPEVLKQCEANGVKPKQVMGDSAYCIWLIKENMALDGIELIAKAPSEARVYGRYPKSMFDIDTLAGVVRCPEGSQARSGPSVIKSRTGAVVCLSDCAACPSRTECTRAKVGRTISVHPYEPEMAAEREKQDTAEFKEFCVQRSDGERVIGHLTRHGARDAGYIGILKVWCQEILAALNFNIKAFAGLSAATTG; this is translated from the coding sequence ATGGACGCGGTTACTCTCTGCGACCATCGAACAAGGTTCATGCAGTCCGGCATCATATTCGCGCTTTTTGCCGACCTCTTGGCCCAAGCCAAGGATAAGGGCCTTATCTCCGAGGATAGACTCCAGATAGTAGACTCCTTCATGGTCGGAGGGGCGGGTGCCGTTCAAGACACCTACACCCTTCTGCGCAAGGGGATCGTTCGTCTGCTCAGAGTCGCCGAATTCCACGAGCTGCGCTCCAGGCTTGAGCCGGTCCTTGCACGTCAAGACTACGGAGTCGATTCGAAACCCAAGATCAACTGGGACGATCCCGAGGAGAAGCGCAAGCTTCTGGAATCCTACGTGATCGATGCGCGCAATCTTGTGGCCACCGTCCGCGCTCTGCGCCCATTGCCCAAGAATCTCAGCGATGCATCCGATCTGCTGGAGCGCATCGCCAGCCAAGATATCGACAACGGCGACGGCCAGGTAAAGATGAAGAAGGGCGTTGCCAAGGATAGGGTGATATCAGTGACTGACCCAGACATGCGTCATGGGCGCAAGACGTCCTCTGCAAAAGCGAACGGTTTCAAGGCGCACATCGCTACCGATGGAGACTTCGTGACTTCCGTCGTGATAACTGCGGCTAACAAGCCGGATACCGAGCCCTTGCCTGAAGTCCTGAAGCAGTGCGAAGCTAACGGAGTTAAGCCCAAACAAGTTATGGGCGACAGCGCCTACTGCATCTGGCTGATCAAGGAGAACATGGCCCTGGACGGAATCGAGCTCATCGCAAAGGCACCATCCGAGGCGAGAGTGTACGGAAGGTATCCCAAGAGCATGTTCGACATCGACACACTGGCTGGGGTTGTTCGCTGTCCCGAAGGATCGCAGGCGCGATCTGGCCCGTCGGTGATCAAGTCGCGCACGGGAGCGGTCGTATGTTTATCAGACTGCGCGGCGTGTCCGTCCAGGACGGAGTGCACTCGGGCCAAGGTGGGCCGTACCATATCGGTTCATCCTTACGAACCGGAGATGGCGGCAGAACGGGAGAAACAGGATACCGCGGAGTTCAAGGAGTTCTGTGTTCAGCGATCTGACGGCGAAAGGGTCATAGGCCATCTGACGAGGCATGGAGCCAGAGATGCAGGGTACATCGGAATCCTCAAAGTGTGGTGCCAGGAGATTCTCGCGGCACTCAATTTCAACATCAAGGCCTTTGCCGGGCTATCGGCAGCAACCACCGGATAG
- a CDS encoding TolC family protein has protein sequence MITRMFRSGPAGGAAARSWCARTALAVAIVTLMTLVFCAHEGARCAAAQNEPVKLALDEARGRAMGCNYDYSIAKLEFEASEIQFKMAEADALLRPSVVASKRAASARKDAARALVAKEQSLMLEVDKAYYNLVTAQERMGIMRRSEEQTRESLRIVRLKSEAGLASKMDVMSAEIALERAAAETVSAENQLELAQLALKQTLGVDLGMPVVVVDSAQPIAGEVDYEAALARSLKSRPEIVQAREALEIAQLEVGFADNEYTPELTKRQLNNALEQARLAAAKSEQGVRVEVRRMYLSLEESRRAISIASAAAKQAEESYRIMKLRYEHGMEIANSLLGAQLGLTQARLAELQAVMNYNIERLRFDAWTNYPAEDAEPGESS, from the coding sequence ATGATCACAAGAATGTTCCGCTCTGGGCCGGCCGGAGGCGCGGCCGCCCGCAGCTGGTGCGCACGAACCGCTCTGGCTGTAGCCATTGTCACTCTGATGACGCTAGTGTTTTGCGCCCATGAAGGCGCGCGATGCGCCGCCGCTCAGAACGAACCTGTGAAGCTTGCGCTCGATGAAGCCCGAGGCCGCGCGATGGGCTGCAATTACGACTACTCCATAGCGAAGTTGGAGTTCGAAGCATCGGAGATCCAGTTCAAGATGGCTGAGGCGGACGCCCTCTTAAGGCCCTCTGTAGTCGCATCCAAACGTGCAGCTAGCGCCAGAAAAGACGCTGCACGCGCCCTGGTTGCCAAGGAGCAGTCTCTGATGCTGGAGGTCGACAAAGCCTACTACAACCTCGTCACAGCTCAGGAGCGCATGGGGATAATGCGCAGGTCCGAGGAGCAAACGCGGGAGAGCCTCCGAATCGTGCGCCTGAAGTCGGAGGCAGGTTTGGCCAGCAAGATGGACGTAATGTCGGCCGAGATCGCATTGGAGCGTGCGGCCGCGGAGACCGTTTCCGCCGAGAACCAGCTCGAACTGGCGCAGCTAGCTCTGAAGCAGACGCTGGGCGTTGACCTTGGAATGCCCGTCGTAGTGGTGGATTCCGCCCAGCCGATCGCAGGCGAGGTGGATTACGAGGCTGCCCTCGCTCGCTCTCTCAAGAGCCGGCCAGAGATTGTGCAGGCCCGCGAAGCATTGGAGATTGCCCAGCTCGAGGTCGGATTCGCGGATAACGAGTATACTCCTGAACTCACCAAGCGGCAGCTGAACAATGCACTTGAGCAAGCCAGGCTGGCTGCGGCCAAGTCCGAACAAGGAGTGCGAGTTGAGGTTCGACGGATGTATCTGTCGCTGGAAGAATCGCGCAGAGCGATCTCAATTGCGTCTGCCGCGGCTAAGCAGGCAGAAGAAAGCTACAGGATTATGAAACTCCGGTACGAGCATGGCATGGAAATCGCCAACTCGCTACTGGGCGCGCAGCTCGGCCTCACCCAGGCGAGACTGGCTGAGCTTCAGGCGGTGATGAACTACAACATCGAACGTCTGCGGTTCGACGCGTGGACGAACTACCCGGCAGAAGACGCTGAACCCGGTGAGTCTTCATGA
- a CDS encoding ATP-binding protein produces the protein MKYIKRSMEEVFLRLSAEYPAILVTGPRQCGKTTMLQRLMSQDGGGREYVTLDDINERRLAKTDPAMFLQLHRPPLIIDEVQYAPELFSYIKMYVDKSPNQGAFWLTGSELFKLMDGVRESLAGRVALLYLWPLSQQEMYQSCEAAPFALDLAALSLKQKSVQPVGTPEMFERIFRGGMPALAGGRYSDTTRYYSDYVSTYLERDVKTISGAIDSLRFADFLTAAAARAAQTLNFKSIADDCGIAQVTAKNWMNILERLGIAFCLHAYSNNVLKRTIKAPKLYFADTGLVCHLTKWSSPETAMNGAMSGALFENHVVGEIVKSYRNTGRDPYLYYYRDRDMKEIDLLIEGDGKLWPIEIKKTAAPDRKLIRAFKVIDRSPLKVGVGAVVCMADKLGAFDEDNLIVPAWLI, from the coding sequence ATGAAGTACATCAAAAGAAGTATGGAAGAGGTCTTTCTCCGGCTGAGCGCCGAGTATCCGGCGATCCTCGTCACTGGGCCGCGCCAGTGCGGCAAGACCACAATGCTGCAGAGGCTCATGAGTCAAGATGGAGGCGGACGCGAGTATGTCACTCTTGACGACATAAACGAAAGGCGTCTGGCCAAGACTGATCCGGCCATGTTCCTCCAACTGCACAGGCCGCCTTTGATCATCGACGAGGTGCAGTATGCGCCTGAGCTGTTCTCCTACATCAAGATGTATGTGGATAAGAGCCCCAACCAAGGGGCTTTCTGGCTGACCGGATCTGAGCTATTCAAGCTGATGGACGGTGTTCGAGAGTCCCTTGCCGGGCGCGTCGCGCTCTTGTACCTGTGGCCCCTTTCCCAGCAGGAGATGTACCAGTCATGCGAGGCTGCGCCGTTTGCATTGGATCTTGCGGCGCTATCCCTGAAGCAAAAGAGCGTCCAACCGGTCGGTACGCCGGAGATGTTCGAACGCATATTCCGAGGCGGCATGCCCGCTCTTGCAGGCGGCAGGTACAGTGACACGACGCGCTACTACTCGGATTATGTGAGTACCTATCTTGAGCGTGATGTGAAGACTATATCAGGCGCCATCGACTCTCTGCGATTTGCTGACTTCCTGACGGCGGCGGCTGCTCGTGCAGCTCAGACATTGAACTTCAAGAGCATCGCAGATGACTGCGGCATTGCCCAGGTCACTGCGAAGAATTGGATGAACATCCTGGAGAGGCTTGGGATCGCATTCTGCCTGCACGCTTATTCCAACAACGTATTGAAGCGCACAATCAAGGCGCCGAAGTTGTACTTTGCAGACACCGGGCTTGTTTGCCATCTCACGAAGTGGAGCAGTCCTGAGACGGCCATGAACGGGGCCATGAGCGGCGCGCTGTTTGAAAACCACGTTGTCGGCGAGATCGTCAAGAGCTATCGGAATACTGGCAGAGATCCCTACCTGTACTACTATCGCGACAGGGACATGAAGGAGATCGATCTGCTCATCGAAGGCGATGGGAAGCTATGGCCCATTGAGATCAAGAAGACCGCCGCTCCCGACAGAAAGCTCATCCGAGCGTTCAAAGTCATCGACAGGTCGCCCCTGAAGGTTGGCGTCGGAGCCGTCGTCTGCATGGCCGACAAGCTCGGCGCATTTGACGAAGACAATCTGATTGTGCCTGCGTGGCTCATATAG
- a CDS encoding TolC family protein, translating into MNKSPLRALATACLATLALAAACCACYGAPEVPPLTMENAMRMAESCAPSVASARRALEVARLQLQAAEAEGRPSVVLRVAPLRAEAELPATSSVGGEVRIPLGSGILSLSASMSLLLSEPGPQGKGDWGASLFMPILGPEKKTADPVRSAESQALKAQSRLEEAIRQARTSAQAAYFNVLAAQDRVAAADQALARAREHAGFVESRYTLGNAGDLDLLGARASMAKAQAATESDRNGLAIARMNLNRAIGVELAATVHIAPVGEYMAWPAEMDLDACVQAALGARPEILMAQQDVGDAEVALACAIAAKCPGVSLQGRLSSGGKWNAGLEVSALLTPDYGADIAIKSAEDLLEQARANVDETVNSIIFEVAEAFYSLRDAETAVELAQSTVGIAVATLKVKEEQCRMGAVSYAEVSEAIETVRKAKSDLASSVAACFIAKPKLRAAIGSGESL; encoded by the coding sequence ATGAACAAGAGTCCCCTGCGCGCTCTTGCCACGGCATGCTTGGCAACGTTGGCGCTCGCAGCGGCCTGCTGCGCCTGCTACGGCGCCCCTGAGGTCCCGCCGCTGACCATGGAAAACGCCATGCGAATGGCCGAATCCTGTGCTCCGTCAGTTGCTTCTGCCAGGCGAGCTCTGGAGGTTGCTCGCCTTCAGCTACAGGCGGCTGAAGCAGAAGGACGACCGTCCGTGGTCCTGCGCGTTGCGCCTCTTCGGGCTGAGGCCGAGCTTCCGGCCACGAGCAGCGTGGGCGGGGAGGTGCGAATCCCGCTCGGAAGCGGGATTCTGTCGCTGTCGGCCAGCATGTCTTTGCTACTATCAGAGCCGGGTCCGCAGGGAAAGGGCGATTGGGGCGCAAGCCTGTTCATGCCGATACTGGGCCCGGAGAAGAAAACCGCAGATCCGGTTCGGTCCGCCGAATCTCAGGCACTGAAGGCCCAATCACGTCTGGAAGAGGCAATACGCCAGGCCCGGACCTCAGCGCAAGCTGCGTACTTCAATGTCCTTGCAGCGCAGGACAGGGTTGCTGCTGCCGATCAGGCTCTTGCCCGCGCGAGAGAACACGCGGGTTTTGTGGAATCGAGATACACTTTGGGCAACGCGGGGGATCTTGATCTGCTGGGCGCCAGGGCGAGCATGGCCAAAGCCCAGGCGGCAACTGAGTCTGACCGGAATGGACTGGCTATCGCCCGCATGAACCTGAACAGAGCCATAGGCGTCGAACTAGCGGCGACAGTGCATATTGCCCCAGTAGGAGAGTATATGGCGTGGCCTGCAGAGATGGATCTAGACGCGTGTGTGCAGGCGGCGCTCGGGGCAAGGCCAGAGATCCTCATGGCGCAGCAGGATGTGGGTGACGCCGAGGTAGCTTTGGCTTGCGCGATCGCAGCGAAGTGTCCGGGTGTGTCACTGCAAGGGCGCCTGTCGTCCGGGGGGAAATGGAATGCAGGGCTTGAAGTCTCGGCTCTGCTCACCCCGGACTATGGCGCCGACATTGCCATCAAGTCCGCAGAGGACCTGCTGGAACAGGCCAGAGCCAATGTAGACGAGACGGTAAACTCCATAATCTTTGAAGTCGCCGAAGCCTTCTACAGCCTTCGCGATGCCGAAACCGCGGTTGAACTGGCGCAATCAACGGTAGGCATTGCCGTGGCAACCCTAAAGGTCAAGGAAGAGCAGTGCCGCATGGGGGCAGTGTCATATGCGGAGGTATCCGAGGCCATTGAGACGGTGCGCAAGGCGAAGTCCGATCTAGCCTCTTCCGTGGCCGCATGCTTCATCGCGAAGCCCAAGCTCCGAGCGGCGATTGGCAGCGGCGAATCGCTGTAG
- a CDS encoding ABC transporter ATP-binding protein: MMGDVKVAALSGVSLRIQRGEYAAVMGPSGSGKSTLLNIVGGLDVATSGKYLLEGVEVTRLPDAELARIRCRHFGFVFQSYNLFPELTAIENVMMPMTYARVAPAERARRGAELLDSLGMGHRLRHLPNQLSGGEQQRVAIARALANDPDAIFADEPTGNLATKQGQEILDILDGLNTRGVTIVMVTHDEKVAARASRVITMRDGQVDSDQRAAVSESASA; encoded by the coding sequence ATGATGGGAGACGTGAAGGTTGCGGCCCTCAGCGGCGTATCGCTTCGGATTCAGCGCGGGGAATACGCTGCGGTCATGGGGCCGTCAGGGTCGGGCAAGTCCACTCTTCTGAATATCGTGGGCGGCCTGGATGTAGCTACATCCGGCAAGTACCTGCTCGAAGGAGTGGAGGTGACCCGCCTGCCCGACGCTGAACTGGCGAGGATTAGATGCCGGCACTTCGGGTTCGTCTTCCAAAGCTACAACCTCTTCCCCGAACTCACGGCGATTGAGAACGTGATGATGCCCATGACATACGCACGCGTCGCGCCGGCGGAGCGCGCCAGGCGAGGCGCGGAGCTTCTGGATTCTCTGGGAATGGGCCACAGGCTCCGGCACCTTCCGAATCAGCTGTCAGGGGGAGAACAGCAGCGTGTGGCCATTGCAAGGGCCCTGGCCAACGACCCCGATGCGATATTCGCCGACGAACCCACTGGAAACCTGGCGACAAAGCAGGGCCAAGAGATACTTGACATCCTGGACGGGCTCAACACGCGAGGAGTCACCATCGTGATGGTCACCCATGACGAGAAAGTTGCCGCCCGGGCAAGCCGGGTCATAACCATGCGCGACGGGCAGGTAGACTCGGACCAGCGAGCGGCAGTATCGGAGTCGGCATCGGCGTAA
- a CDS encoding ABC transporter ATP-binding protein, producing MLIVAGIALLPPLVTKRIVDVAIVGGDLALLGRLAAALAGLYIASTIADFAANAVFLVTGQSILSEIRRTVFRRVLSLPIEFLEQRQTGYLTARLGEISSVGMLFSPNTFKILVSVVGFVGALAIMLAMNARLTVMLLALLPLYYAAVRFLSGGYRSSSKKLMETAEVMSANLQETLDGVEEVKNLGAEDNRAQKAISLSDEFASASVRQGALAVVSGQLLTLITSLITVAVLYLAGRSIVGGTFTLGGYMAFTWYTGKLLAPFAHLMTYALMVQPALASLERVSEFMDNATEKEEFSDKPSPGRIDRIELLDVKFAYPSAPDRPVLDGVTLGATRPASLSFAGPNGAGKSTIVKLLLGYYPGYQGKIAVNGRELRDLNIIELRRRIAVVSQDPFLFDGTVEENLELAAPAQQGDEKAHEDMDKDGKRKSARVRDMLAKNQADTPVVARLLERLPQGLATGVGEGGKRLSGGQRQIVAILRALLRDADVVVFDEAAAHLDAEMRELLREVLQALFSNKICIILTHDPELAVMTATQIRIDGGKAYSR from the coding sequence ATGTTGATCGTGGCGGGAATTGCCCTGCTTCCGCCGCTCGTAACGAAGCGCATCGTGGACGTCGCCATCGTCGGCGGCGATCTGGCCCTTCTCGGCAGACTTGCGGCGGCCCTGGCCGGATTGTATATCGCAAGCACAATCGCGGACTTCGCGGCCAACGCCGTCTTCCTGGTGACCGGCCAATCCATCCTGAGCGAAATACGCCGCACAGTGTTCCGGCGCGTGCTGAGTCTGCCCATAGAGTTCCTGGAGCAACGACAGACAGGCTATCTTACAGCGCGGCTCGGAGAGATTTCCTCCGTCGGCATGCTGTTCAGCCCCAATACGTTCAAGATTTTGGTATCCGTAGTGGGGTTCGTCGGAGCGCTCGCGATCATGCTCGCCATGAACGCACGTCTGACCGTTATGCTGCTCGCGCTGCTTCCCCTGTACTATGCCGCGGTCAGGTTCCTGTCGGGCGGCTATCGAAGCTCCTCGAAGAAGCTGATGGAGACGGCGGAGGTCATGTCCGCCAATCTCCAGGAAACATTGGACGGCGTAGAAGAAGTGAAGAACCTAGGAGCAGAGGACAATCGGGCGCAGAAGGCCATCAGCTTATCCGACGAATTCGCCAGCGCCAGCGTGCGTCAGGGCGCGTTGGCCGTGGTGAGCGGCCAACTGCTCACTCTGATCACCAGCCTCATCACAGTGGCAGTCCTCTATCTCGCAGGAAGAAGCATCGTGGGAGGCACGTTCACGCTCGGCGGCTACATGGCCTTCACCTGGTACACCGGAAAACTCCTTGCGCCTTTCGCGCACCTCATGACCTACGCCCTCATGGTCCAGCCAGCCCTGGCCTCCCTGGAGCGGGTGAGCGAGTTCATGGACAATGCCACGGAGAAAGAGGAATTCTCCGACAAGCCGTCGCCCGGGCGTATCGACCGTATCGAGCTGCTCGACGTCAAGTTCGCCTACCCAAGCGCGCCCGACCGGCCCGTGCTGGACGGGGTCACCCTCGGCGCAACCCGGCCCGCAAGCCTCAGCTTCGCAGGGCCCAACGGCGCAGGCAAATCCACCATTGTGAAACTGCTCCTAGGTTACTACCCCGGCTACCAAGGCAAGATCGCAGTGAACGGTCGTGAACTGCGCGACCTCAACATCATCGAGCTGCGGCGGCGGATCGCCGTGGTCTCCCAGGACCCGTTCCTGTTCGACGGCACCGTCGAGGAGAATCTGGAGTTGGCGGCTCCGGCGCAGCAAGGGGATGAAAAAGCGCACGAGGACATGGACAAGGACGGGAAGAGGAAAAGCGCGCGCGTCCGGGACATGCTGGCGAAAAACCAGGCGGATACGCCCGTCGTCGCGAGACTGCTCGAACGGCTCCCCCAGGGGCTCGCCACCGGAGTGGGCGAAGGCGGAAAGCGTCTTTCAGGCGGCCAAAGACAGATCGTAGCCATACTGCGCGCGCTGCTGCGAGACGCCGATGTCGTCGTGTTCGACGAGGCCGCCGCACACCTCGACGCAGAGATGCGCGAATTGCTGAGGGAAGTCTTGCAGGCGCTGTTCTCCAACAAGATCTGCATCATACTGACACACGACCCCGAACTCGCAGTCATGACAGCGACGCAAATCCGGATAGACGGCGGAAAGGCCTACAGCAGGTGA